A DNA window from Streptomyces sp. 71268 contains the following coding sequences:
- a CDS encoding uridine kinase: MRLEAISWERLTDALADRVTRTEAADGGPWLRVAVDGAPAAHGDALAQRLADALRVRGRSVLVVATAGFLRPASLRYEFGRQDVDAYYDGWTDTGALWREVFNPLDAGGSGRVLPDLWGPVTDRATRSPYVPLPPGGVLVVHGPLLLGHWFPFDLTVHLRLSPAALARRTEQGQQWTLPAFARYEAEVRPAESADVVVRADDPRHPAWNGGATP, from the coding sequence GTGCGGCTCGAAGCGATCTCCTGGGAACGGTTGACCGACGCGCTCGCCGACCGGGTGACGCGGACCGAGGCCGCGGACGGCGGGCCCTGGCTACGCGTGGCGGTGGACGGCGCGCCGGCCGCGCACGGCGACGCGCTCGCCCAGCGGCTCGCCGACGCCCTGCGGGTGCGCGGCCGGTCCGTACTGGTGGTGGCGACGGCCGGGTTCCTGCGTCCCGCGTCGCTGCGCTACGAGTTCGGCCGGCAGGACGTCGACGCGTACTACGACGGGTGGACCGATACCGGCGCCCTGTGGCGCGAGGTGTTCAACCCCCTCGACGCGGGTGGTTCCGGGCGCGTGCTGCCCGACCTGTGGGGCCCGGTCACCGACCGTGCGACGCGCTCGCCCTACGTACCGCTTCCGCCCGGTGGCGTACTGGTGGTGCACGGGCCGCTGCTGCTCGGCCACTGGTTCCCCTTCGACCTCACGGTGCACCTCCGGCTCTCTCCCGCGGCCCTCGCCCGGCGCACGGAGCAGGGCCAACAGTGGACCCTGCCCGCTTTCGCCCGCTACGAGGCGGAGGTGCGCCCCGCCGAGAGCGCCGACGTCGTCGTACGCGCCGACGACCCCCGCCACCCGGCCTGGAACGGTGGAGCGACCCCGTGA
- a CDS encoding methylated-DNA--[protein]-cysteine S-methyltransferase, whose translation MAWQTIDTPIGPLLLAITEQGLIQVVFHANAARSADALDRLGRRLGITAPSSPSPDHPPVAAAVRQFEAYFDGELRDFTLPLDWSLISGFNRRVLRELAAHVPYGTVVGYQDLAVRAGEPDAARAVGVAMGANPIPVVVPCHRVVESDGGIGGFGGGLEMKRTLLALEGVLPQPLF comes from the coding sequence CTGGCCTGGCAGACCATCGACACGCCGATCGGGCCGTTGCTGCTCGCCATAACGGAGCAGGGCCTGATCCAGGTGGTCTTCCACGCCAACGCGGCGAGAAGCGCCGACGCACTCGACCGGCTCGGTCGCCGGCTGGGGATCACCGCGCCCTCCTCTCCCTCGCCCGATCACCCGCCGGTCGCGGCGGCGGTCCGGCAGTTCGAGGCGTACTTCGACGGCGAGCTGCGGGACTTCACCCTGCCCCTTGACTGGTCGCTGATCTCGGGCTTCAACCGCCGGGTGCTCCGCGAGCTGGCCGCCCATGTGCCGTACGGCACCGTGGTCGGCTATCAGGATCTCGCCGTCAGGGCCGGTGAGCCGGACGCCGCCCGCGCGGTCGGCGTGGCCATGGGGGCGAACCCGATTCCGGTCGTCGTGCCCTGTCACCGCGTCGTCGAGAGCGACGGAGGCATAGGTGGCTTCGGGGGCGGCCTGGAGATGAAGCGCACGCTGCTCGCGCTGGAGGGCGTTCTGCCGCAGCCGCTGTTCTAG
- a CDS encoding glycerophosphodiester phosphodiesterase family protein → MHIRSVAAASGILLGASALLLPAASAQAADHPHRPVTVAHRGASAYAPENTLAAVDAAADRNIDWVENDVQRTKDGKLVIIHDTTLNRTTNVEEVFPDRTSWKVSEFTLKEIKRLDAGSWFSPEFAGERVPTLEQYMNRVSRNHQKLLMELKAPELYPGIERQTLNELRRQGWLDRQHVKHRLIIQSFSADSVKTTHELRPDVKTGFLGTPAVADLPKYAKFTDQINPSHTTVSSDYVAAVHALRGAHGKPLEVYTWTVNDAAKAVKVADMGVDGIITNYPDVVRDAVGHKAKPAAGRNAVPATSAAA, encoded by the coding sequence ATGCACATCCGTTCCGTCGCCGCAGCTTCCGGCATACTCCTGGGAGCGTCCGCCCTCCTCCTGCCCGCGGCGTCGGCCCAGGCCGCTGACCACCCGCACAGACCGGTCACCGTCGCCCACCGGGGCGCGTCGGCCTACGCGCCGGAGAACACGCTCGCCGCCGTGGACGCCGCCGCCGACCGGAACATCGACTGGGTCGAGAACGACGTCCAGCGCACCAAGGACGGCAAGCTGGTGATCATCCACGACACCACGCTGAACCGCACCACCAACGTCGAGGAGGTCTTCCCCGACCGCACGTCGTGGAAGGTCTCCGAGTTCACGCTCAAGGAGATCAAGCGGCTGGACGCCGGTAGCTGGTTCAGCCCCGAGTTCGCCGGCGAGCGCGTGCCGACGCTGGAGCAGTACATGAACCGGGTGAGCAGGAACCACCAGAAGCTGCTGATGGAGCTCAAGGCCCCCGAGCTGTACCCCGGCATCGAGCGCCAGACGCTGAACGAGCTGCGCCGCCAGGGCTGGCTCGACCGCCAGCACGTCAAGCACCGGCTGATCATCCAGAGCTTCAGCGCCGATTCGGTCAAGACCACGCACGAGCTGCGCCCCGACGTGAAGACGGGCTTCCTCGGCACGCCGGCCGTGGCCGACCTGCCCAAGTACGCGAAGTTCACGGACCAGATCAACCCGAGCCACACGACCGTCAGTTCCGACTACGTCGCCGCCGTGCACGCGCTGCGCGGGGCGCACGGCAAGCCGCTGGAGGTCTACACCTGGACCGTGAACGACGCCGCGAAGGCGGTCAAGGTCGCGGACATGGGCGTGGACGGGATCATCACCAACTACCCCGACGTCGTCCGTGACGCGGTGGGGCACAAGGCCAAGCCCGCTGCCGGCCGGAACGCGGTACCGGCGACGAGCGCGGCGGCGTAA
- a CDS encoding phosphotransferase → MRTVVGQAWGVELSGGARRLHGGEESAAYHVNDTSGAGSPRAVVIRVGPHWRTSEEAEWCHAVARCAARGGLVEAVVPLRTPDGRTVVRAEGRPVSLWPYVEGGWVGAADERQAERAARLLARLHRALSGAVVPRRPVVADLTVGLRGEVAYAHPALRDPELDAWLAAFSRRVGRAHPLHGDYYHGNLLVNAHGRLVAVLDWDEALVAPPELELAGAALEFAGEFGDDWAACRRFVDAYLAEGGTVEKLDDADMAQLMRHRLRREAAYYASAVARGVPHDAEDVDYHERRMAAFAALRP, encoded by the coding sequence ATCCGGACAGTTGTCGGGCAGGCGTGGGGGGTTGAACTCAGTGGTGGCGCGCGTCGCCTCCACGGCGGCGAGGAGTCCGCCGCCTATCACGTGAACGATACGAGCGGTGCCGGCTCGCCGCGCGCCGTGGTGATCCGGGTCGGGCCGCACTGGCGCACGTCCGAAGAGGCCGAGTGGTGCCACGCGGTGGCCCGGTGCGCGGCGCGGGGTGGGCTGGTCGAGGCCGTGGTGCCGCTGCGTACGCCTGATGGCCGTACGGTCGTGCGGGCGGAGGGCAGGCCCGTTTCGCTGTGGCCGTACGTCGAGGGCGGCTGGGTCGGCGCGGCGGACGAGCGGCAGGCGGAGCGGGCGGCGCGGCTGCTCGCCCGGCTGCACCGGGCGCTGTCCGGGGCGGTCGTGCCCAGGCGTCCGGTGGTCGCGGACCTGACGGTCGGGCTGCGCGGCGAGGTGGCGTACGCGCATCCCGCCCTGCGCGATCCGGAGCTGGACGCCTGGTTGGCCGCGTTCTCCCGCCGGGTCGGGCGGGCGCATCCGCTGCACGGCGACTACTACCACGGCAACCTGCTGGTGAACGCCCACGGCCGGCTGGTGGCCGTGCTCGACTGGGACGAGGCGCTGGTCGCCCCGCCCGAGCTGGAACTGGCGGGCGCGGCCCTGGAGTTCGCCGGCGAGTTCGGCGACGACTGGGCCGCCTGCCGTCGGTTCGTGGACGCCTATCTGGCGGAGGGTGGCACGGTGGAGAAGCTGGACGACGCGGACATGGCCCAGCTCATGCGGCACCGGTTGCGACGGGAGGCGGCGTACTACGCGTCGGCGGTCGCCCGTGGGGTGCCGCACGACGCGGAGGACGTCGATTACCACGAGCGGCGGATGGCCGCCTTCGCGGCGCTACGGCCCTGA
- a CDS encoding DUF4177 domain-containing protein yields MYEYKVIQIREKLIGGKMSPDKIEDLLNKHAAEGWQLKAMTAADVKGRIGPGGVEGLLVTFERPRR; encoded by the coding sequence ATGTACGAGTACAAAGTGATCCAGATTCGCGAAAAGCTGATCGGCGGCAAGATGTCGCCCGACAAGATCGAGGATCTGCTGAACAAGCACGCGGCCGAAGGGTGGCAGCTCAAGGCGATGACGGCCGCCGACGTGAAGGGGCGCATAGGCCCCGGCGGCGTGGAGGGGTTGCTCGTCACGTTCGAGCGCCCGCGCCGCTGA